Proteins encoded within one genomic window of Cloacibacillus sp.:
- a CDS encoding flavodoxin codes for MKLNRLFQTATLFIVLILIGTACAAQAPADGKDESIPMNSQNLKTLVVYFSHSGNTKIVAQEIAAELGADVFQIETTNAYPKDYKATVDLARKEQDQNARPKLKRVPENIGSYDVVFVGSSNWWGTFPMGMFTLLESVNLAGKIVVPFCTHEGSGLGRIPSDVAKFAPKSRMLSGLAIRGGSAANSKREINNWLKGLKITK; via the coding sequence ATGAAACTTAATCGGTTATTTCAGACAGCGACACTTTTTATAGTGCTGATATTGATTGGAACGGCGTGCGCAGCGCAGGCTCCCGCGGATGGAAAGGATGAGTCTATACCTATGAACAGCCAGAATTTAAAGACGCTTGTCGTCTATTTTTCACATTCAGGCAACACAAAAATAGTTGCCCAGGAGATAGCGGCGGAGCTTGGCGCGGATGTTTTTCAAATTGAGACGACGAATGCATACCCTAAGGACTACAAAGCCACGGTGGACTTGGCACGCAAAGAGCAGGACCAGAACGCTCGTCCGAAACTGAAGAGAGTTCCTGAAAATATCGGGTCGTACGACGTCGTATTCGTCGGATCTTCTAACTGGTGGGGTACCTTTCCGATGGGCATGTTTACCCTGCTTGAAAGCGTCAATCTGGCCGGCAAGATAGTTGTTCCATTTTGTACGCATGAAGGCAGCGGCCTTGGCCGTATCCCTTCTGATGTGGCAAAATTTGCCCCGAAGTCAAGGATGCTTTCCGGCCTCGCCATTCGCGGCGGCAGCGCGGCAAATTCTAAACGTGAGATCAACAACTGGCTCAAAGGGCTGAAGATAACAAAGTAA